Within Rhododendron vialii isolate Sample 1 chromosome 12a, ASM3025357v1, the genomic segment AATATGAGAGTTCTGAAAACATATATTCCAACAGGTAGAATCCCTCTCCACTTGGCAGTCATGAAAGGGCGAGTTGAGGTCATATTAGAACTACTTCGAGATGAACCGGAGTCGATTCATGAGAAACTAGCCAAAGGGGAGACTGTTCTGCACTTATGTGTCAAATGTAACAGACTAGAGGCTTTCAAGACACTGGTGCAATATTTGCACAACAACCACATGGAGTTTCTTCTAACCGCTGGAGACGATGATGGCAACACCATCTTGCATCTTGTTGCAGCCCTCAAACAAAAGAATGTGAGTTTCTGTGTATACACGTAGCTAGTAACTCTCTCTACTATGACTTCGAAGAAGGACCAGACTTTTTAAGTTTGTCCATCTGTGAGTCCTTCTCAGGTCTTCTTTGATAACGAAGAAGTTCATATTTTAAATCTCATAGAGACCAACAACTATGCCTAAAATAAGTTGAATGTTGTTAAACAAATTGACTCCTATTGCACCACTAAAAACTGTTATTTTTCATCCCTTTGTCCCCATTTTAACATTTGTAACCAAAAACACAAGAACGAGAGAAACTAATCTCTTGGACTTGCTGCAGGCATCTGATAATAAAAACCCAGGTGCGGTAAGAGTCTTTTGGTCTAGGATTCGACTTCTACCCACGGGCTATCGATTCTTGTGTTTGAACCCTGCCAGTTAATATTGAGCTGGATACACTCGAAATAGGAAACGCGCATAAGAAAACGTGCTTTTCTGGCGCCTTTGACTGTCCTCATTTCATGTGCCATAGGTTGACCCCTTGAGTTGTTGAAAGTTTGCTGGGAATTAGTTGTTTATCTTTATCTCGCTCGGCTTGAAAACAACTGAAAAGGAAAAGCTAGTCGGAATTTTCTCAAGCTCTAATTGCTTCTAAGTTTTTGGGGCATTATTTTCAACATTAATGGCACTTTGTATGTGCAGAACATAGAATACTTAATGGAAATAAGGAGTGTCAAAGACCACGCCAACGTTAAGAACAAGAATGGTTTTACAGCTTTGGATGTTATGGAGCACTGTCCTAACAGAGACCTAAAAGCTATGGAAATTCGAGAGTTTCTTTTACAAGTTGGTGTTCGTAGATTTGTTTGCAGTGAGCAGGAGCCCACGCTGAATCACCTCCCAATAATCCTCCTCCTCAACGTTGTTGTATTTCTTGGTTTTGGAATAAGTATATCAAGGTCGACAATGAATTCCTCCAAGAGGTACATTTGGATGATTCACACACACTGTgactctcatctctctctctctctctctctctctctctcatagaaATACACTCATACACATGCATAACTATAAATCATAGCTCCACCAGCCTTGCAACCTTTGGAAGTTTTGCGgagccaaacatttcaaaaccGACTTCTAGTTGCCTCCCTATGCTCCTCAACAAATTCGCATTTGCTATGGTGACTTGCCACACTGAGAAAGTCACTGTAGCACTcgccccattctctctctcgagAGAGAGTTGGGTATGATAGATGGTGATGGGTGCGACAGAGGAGGCGCAAAAGTGTTTCAAACAGAGAGGGAatgagtttatttatttatcactacaagaaaaattcaattaggtgacgaatgaaaatcgtcacaaattgcatgtttttcgtcacaaattatataggtgacgaaaaaaaatttgtcgactaaaggttgtcgaggattcctacctggtgacgaaatctatttttcgtcacctatagtgccttttgatgacgaaatatttcgtcaccaaaaagtgaataattggtgacgaaattcttttcctcacttattgtgctttttgacgacgaaaaaattcgtcaccgatgggtcacattggtgacgaaattttttgtcactaatataagaaatcggtgacgaaatttttcgttgcgaaagatgttttcatatgggaaaagaaatccatctttcttgctcctgctgggtttcgaacccgagtcccttgagtttttcgcgcaagctccaaccaactacactacacacacttttcagtaaatatttgaaatatctaatatataacacatatgtttaacatgaacatatatttcgaatgtaattttggacctttaaacattaaaattatcaattttgataaacatgaaagttgtaggcaattgagttattgttcaaactcaatttgaattatcccaatcggagattttagtaaagagttatgtccgaaatacatttagtgacaaagcgcaattcataaatttcgtcacgaaatgtacccatttgacaacgaaatatattttttgtcgctgaaagcgttaaaatggtgacagaattatttttcgtcaccaaagttaagcatttggtgacgaaaaaaatatttcgttactaaattgctcacatttggcgacgaaatatattttttgtcaccaaatgattatctttggcgacaaaaaataattttgtcaccttttttaagctttcggcgacgaaaaatgtattttatcgccaaatgggtacctttttcgtcgctaaacaggcataattggtgacgaaattatttcgtcacgaaagttatcaaaatagtgacgaatttattttttcgtcgccaaatatactcatttagtgacaaaattaaatttcgtcgccactttttcgtcactaattttcatttttcttgtagtgtatttttttgggtcaaaatgagattttttgatttgaataGCCATTTTGCTTAGGCTGCTGGGGTGGTGATGTATTTTGTGCCTagccaaaataaaatttggtgttTTGGGAAGGCATTTCGCCTAGTAAGTGCAGGAGATGCTCAAAATCACAGCTACACATTCTAtccatcaaataaaaaactaatGTTTTCAAGCAAACTTCAGAGTTAGCGAACTAGTAATCACCAAATTAATTTGTAATGCTGTGCTACAAACGGGCTCGTTAGTAGCTCATTCAAGCTCGGCTTGGAAGTTAAACAAACGAGCTCGAGCAGATTTTTTctgctcgttttgtaaacgagccgagctcgagctagaataagctcggctcgagtcagctcgcgagccggggtatatatacttaagtttacgatttttattgttatttcataatttgttatTTCTGTTTTCACTTTCCAGTCAACTAAGAGAGACGAGAGCACATGCACATCAGTACACCCctgctccataggaaaatgaaagatatatatacattcaaaatcaaaatatttttggttgtattaggcatATGCaatgatatatatacatttaggCCTATCCGATccgttgaggctcgtgaacaaacTCAAgttcgagtcaagccaaggcctgctcggctcgaggtcgactcgttaagttttcattgagctcgagctcgggttcattaaaaacttaataaacaagcttgaacacagTAAAACtcagctcggctcatttgcaacCCTATGTGCCACTCATATGggcccaaaatctcaatctcgaAAAGTGATTCTAATCGTTTATCTCTTTTGGCTCATCGAGTTTGTCGTGGGTACATAGAAAATCACACCGTCGGGCATCGGTATAAACATGACCCTTATACTAtatcattaaaaaaagaaagctaTTAATGCCACGGGTGTTTTGTTCCTGCCACGgacattaaggctccgttttcgaaaaaaaaaagtctttattttttaagaaagtaatttcaagctcaaaaattatggacttattgaaatctaaaaattatggacttattgaaatcttttatacgatgcaaaaaaaattcaaaaattattttttatttactttatttttgagtttgaaaatgtaaaataagctacttattttgaagaagatttctggaacggagcctaattagACAGAATTGTAAAAAAGGCTCAATTGCCCTACCAAGCAAGCAAACTTGTTTTGGCTTCTCTTTTCTCATTTAGCTTTTCAAAAATGTCTCTTGGTGACTTTCCGTGTACAGTCTACAAATCCTCTTCATATATTTTCCATTCCtaatccttttatttttttgatcttaTTCCTAATCTAATTTGATACTCCCACTATTACAAGACCTAACCAAAACGAAAATGCTATATATTAGTACCGAATCTTGGGGTACCAAAAATGTACAATGGCATGTGGGGCCTATTTTTTggggattgggagatgctgccaagcagaggtgcttggcagcggtgccgagcgcatctcggccgtccaaaagtgttttggatggcccggatgtaaaggtaccgaacggatttaaaaaaaaagaaaaagaaaaggaaaaagatgtttcgattcgggtcgttgattccgagatgaacggccggattggccgctcggcaggggtgccgctcggcaggggtgccgctcggcaggggtgccgctcggcagggtccccgggtccatTTTTTGGTCCCACACGAataattcaaaccgttcattaatttgaaaaataattttttgagtggcccgtgcaaaaaaatcagttcaattggATTTCCAATAGTGGTTgatctaatttttcaatttattatttaGAGTTTACAATTCCGAATTCTGAATgacaacttgaactttggatcAACCACTTATGCATATTCAATTGAGCAGATTTTTTGAAAGGCcactcgaaaaattattttaattaatgaaTGGTTGGAATTATTTGTGTGTGATCCAAAATTGGCCCGCAAACCGTTGTACATTTTCGATACCCCAAACTTCGGTACCAATAGTAGAACTCCGAACAAAATCTTTCTTCTATAAAACCAAGTTGATacgataaaacaaaaaaaaaactaaattaccAATAACTTCTTAAATctttagggaaatgattttgccactctcttttttgttaaagccactcccctgcaagtgtatttttgcaccaaaaatacatttgcaggggagtggcgttaacaaaacagggaatgacaaaatcagcagccaatCTTTATCTTTGTATAATGGTTTCTTCATTTTTAACTCCTATGCTACTAGACTAGGCACTAAAAGTATTGAACACTAATTAATGCActaagggtatgtttggttggatggaatcaAGGTTGGAATGGAATAGTTATTCCAATGACTTACTTATTTCaatgtttggttcaccattgaataatggaatcactattcaccttagtaaaggaattgtcattccattcaaaaaactaagaaattgTTATTCCATTTCTTGGTTACGCCAAAATTACTAATGCCACACCAAAACTTACTATTGCCATTCCATTCAAACTGTATACATGGTTAGTAATACCGTAATGTTAATAGCATCATTGAGCACCATTATGCTGGCCATGACTGGATTTCGGTCGACGGTCAACAAGCATTTAACATGGCTGATGGTGATCACAGTGTTCATCACAATTTACTGCATGGGTTCATCTTATCATTTGGCAATGGTTTTAGTATCCCCAAACACATGGTCCAAATTTGACTTTAAGATTATACTTTCTGTTTTGGGGATTCtatgcttattttttacggtGCTTCAGTCATGCCGCTTCTTGGTATGGCTGTGGAAGAAGTTGGTAAAACTCGTTAAAGCATGTTATCGTTGTTGCGGACAAACTCCAAGAGCTGCCCACAATATTACTACTGATCAGATTAATCCAGCAGCTGGCAGCCTGGCAGCCATAAGTGCATAGGAAACTTCTGCTAGCTAGTCTTTGGACTACTTTGGGCTTCTATTCCAAGCCGATGGTTTGTGCTTGTGTATGAGACACTTTATATTAACCACTTGTTTGTGTACGTGGCTTTCAccgaaaaaaaagttttatcttatcattttttttttggtacttcagaATATTGTATCTTATCATTTGCTATCATATGAGAAATGATTCAATAATACTTTGGGACCACATTTGAGTATTATGTTTTGGATACCATGTAATATGTCACCTATGTATTGATGGAATATGCTTCATTTGTCATATAGTATTAAAGTACTTTCTACCTATATTTTGGTGACACATCACATGATACCTAAAACATGGTACTCAAACATGGTCATCATATCATTGCTAGCttgaaatgattttggcacCTCACATTTTGATAAACGCGCGTACTCCAATGCTTTTCTTCTAACGTTAAAAATTCACATAGCACAATTTTGAAAGCAAAAGTTATATTATAGTGTAATTATTCAGGAGTGGAGTATCAAAATCACGTCCCTTTTCTTATCAATGTTATTGACACATCTCGAAAGCTGTATAATGCAGGAGACCCCATAAAGATACATGTGCACAAAAACGACGACATTGAATACATAAAAAATGCTACAACTGTACCTAAACACACATGACCCACACAAACAAATATGGCCTCCTCTTACCGGAGTGTGTGTGATGTAGACTTATTGTTGAACACATTTGTGGCCCAATTGTGTGTGTTGTAGACTTATTGTTTACACATTTGTGCCCCAATCGATCATtccacttcttttttcttttttcttcctattctttttcttcttctttttcctgtGAGCTTTCCTAATTAGCACTTTTTGATTTACTTTAATAAGCCCCGTACGTAATGGAAAAATTCAGGTGGGCGATATTCATAATTAATCACATCTGCAAAAATAAGAAACGGGTCGCCATGAAACTAATTCTGTAAAATTTTGCAGATTTGAAATTTGTGCGAGACAGGTGgttggtttagttttttttttttttttttttaatttttttataggcaacaaaattttacagTATAAAATCTCGTCAAAAGGTACATCAAGGGGGGAAAAGGGAAAGagaatccaaccaaaggttggatgaaaaaagaaaaagtagtttGGGACCGAGCCCAAACCACACCTTAGGGAAGGagaatccaaccaaaggttggatgaaaaaagaaaaagtagtttGGGACCGAGCCCAAACCACACCCTAAGGGCCAAGCCCCTAACAATTTAGCCCTAAATTCCACGGGCCTGGCCCAAAACACCAGcccaaatcaaaacaaagaacacaGCAGTCTCAACAACACCGCATACTCTCTCTcgtcatttttcaaatcaaaaaatcatgACTTGAAAGATTTGGTTGGTACTCCCTCCCTCCATATTGAGAGTCATATACTCTCTCTCCCTGTCttgccatttttcaaatcaaaaaattactaaCCGCTTCCGtgtgtaattttttgaaaaaattacatacggaagtagttgattttttgatttgaaaaatggcacgactTTTCATAGTGGACTTTCAATATGGAACGGAATGAGTATTAAATACGAGTAGTTTTAGCCAATCATTTTTAGCCTAAGGATTAGGAattgaatttcatttttctcgTAATTATAAGCCTAGATGATAGTAATTGTGGAAGTGGAAGTGAAAGTGAaaaaggtaaaaataaaaaataaaaaaaatgctatttttggatgatttttttatgagagtaatgattggaagtaggataatgagtggaaagtgtgggcacgcgcccccggaaattttattcgtaaaattgggcgcggccctttttgcttggaaaaaagcgcggcgaaacgcctcgattcggagtcgccactcgggttttagcggtaggaacacccaaggaaccgaactcgaaaaacgtttgccacgtttgtttgattttgaaaaggcttgtagactggtccgtcgataccttcgatatctgaggttcgggagccatgttacgagaggggaagggttttatggcacccctctcgcccaatccggagatcggtctctactcaggcatttttataaagcgtttgcatttttctctcatttaatcattttttttagccagttagggcgggggaacagttaatggggattaaagtactataacaagttgtgatttatggcAAAATGTAtctgaatggcttgattgcaatgctaaatatagattgagaacaagcactgagtatCCCGAGTAAACTGCAGTACGCTGTCACAAGGTggcgtgagcagattctgccaacatgcactggtcgagccactgcatggtgaCACAACCTGCGCACACCACATAAAAACTGGCTTACTCCACTTTttggatctctcagtctttgtttgcaaccctctgggctctggaaagggaccagcgcacacccagggcaaaccacgcagtttaatatagcagaatatacacagtcacaggcaaaatgaatggctttaggccatgaaagaaagcagaacaccccaaaacagtgtgggacagaagataggcctagcttacgcttcagatgcaagggccagtcactggacccagaagcctactgccgtacgccagtatattactgccgtacgccactttgcctttgattccagtgtttggctttgcatcatccgggttctggaacatgaccagaaggatcccagaggcctttacatgacagaAATGAACAAGATAGGATGCCaacactaaacagttctaaatatggaaagcagtaaactggttattagcatgctaaggtgatcgacagaaagataaaacaaaaaggaatgacgatccatgatccccacgccagttgtgcccatactTCCATGACTGGCATACGGCATAGacttactggcgtgcgccatgctTCATCTGATACGATGGTCATATTTTTACcatttcaaggccaggactagtattgtttactagcctgggccttgctggttcccctcaggggtcgaaaacagaaaagaacgtaaaggtggtatacctttttgtacgGAGGTTTGGAGGAGGTATTGAGcttatgggttgaagatggaggctaaGAAGGTGActgtatgtcagcagggtgtatggaggtgggttgttttcctttctctttcaatggaagaagagaaatagagagtaagaagagaggagaagaaagctttgtgcttcttaatgaggccaaccccttgcaaatgaatgcaaggggggtatttatagagggggagtgactgaggtcagtctggtctaaggccctgtttggctgtttaaggtaaggttggagcctcccatgcattaaatgcatgggacttgccttgatggggggtgtaggagagagggggagcgggcctggccgaaagcggtcatcagggacactgtgtccgacgtcagggtggcacaaaagtcccgcccaagtggctggataaagttgatttgactgggtttgactggcgtgcgccactagtaactggcgtgcgccagtacaagatgggccactggtcgatgactgacacgtggcaggtgactggcgtacgcctccaggacactggcgtatgccaattgggttttgctggggctgtttggctctggtttgaagggttttgaaaggtgtttgagagaggttcgggacgctcaaagctcgaccacacctttgtccttaaactgttttcgactaaaatcatcattggggaaatataagatcgacaaataacgttatctggacagtccagaatggggtgtctacagaaagagatagaaagagaaatgagaataatgattggagatatgggTAATAAGTGAAAAGTAATTATTGaaagtaggagtaataagtatttttttagttGGAAATTTCTTTTCAGAAAGGGAAACAAACAAGTTTGATCTGCCTTCTTTAAATTTATCGATTTTAAGTCCAAAGAATATTACTGCATATGGAAAGTTTGATTGAACTGGGGATTAGATTATGATTCAAATGTTTCAGTGGGCGGCCACTTATGATTTGCTAGATAATACAGTACTAGCTTTGTACCAAAGAATATTTATGAATCTTTTAATTTGTTGTAGTCTTAGCTTAGATGATAATTGTGAGGCATAAGTTAATCAATTCGCTAGTTAGTGCAATCGTTACTGGTCCAAGGATTGGGAATTGATGAATCATTTTGTTGCAATTAGCctagatgataaaaaaaaatattccacgGAAAATCTGGGATATCATTAAAATGAAGAATGGTCCGAAGACATAACATCAGAAAGAATGGGCTACTATATTGAAAGAAAATTTAACATATTTAAAGAGACAATAGGAAAATAATGGGAGAAGCTCTAAACAATCCAAAAGAATAGAGCCACAATCAGAGAATGATTTCTCTGCTTGAGTAAGAGCTGGACAAGCTTGAGAGAGTCACCTTCAATAACAATACTAGAGAAACCTTTGTTCGCAGCAATAACTAAAGCTTCATGAAAACCTAAAACTTCAACAACTCTTAGAGAGAAAATACCAAGAAATGGAATAGATATGGTGCCCAAAATATGACCCCAATCATCTTGGGCCACAATCCCTACACCAACAAAACCATTTTTCCTACCTACAGCACCATTTGTCAAGAACCACAATGGTTCTACAGCTTCGGATGTTGTGGAGAATTGTCCTaacagagacaaaaaaaaatggaaataagaGAGTTTCTTGTACAAGCTGGTGTTTTTGTCAATCCACTCCTCCATCTAAACTGCATCTGTTTTGGAACAAGTATTTCTCAGTTGGGAGTGACTGGCTCCGAGAGTTACTATTGGAtgtttcacacacacacagtctctctctctctctctctgagccACAATTTGATACATATCACTCCTATAGACTCATTCAATCTGACGTACATTAACTTCTTTTTCAAGCAACTTTAGAGCTAGCGGGGTGATCGATAGTCGTCGGATTCAGCCTATTGTGCCCCTCATAAGGGCCCCATCCTGAGCCCCGCCCAAAAGTGATTCAAATCGGTTATTTTCTTCGACTTGTTGAGTTTGCCATTTTTTGCAATATCTGACATCGGTAGGATGAACAAAATACCATGCATGTATTCAAATAAATTAACGGCCAGCATGACTTTTGGGGATGAACTTCAAGACAAATATGTTTGAATCATGTGACTACATATATTCAACCAGTGTATTTTTTATGTACGCGATAAACTATGATAAGACAAATATATTACTAGGTTTGGTCACTTTTTTTGGGCTCAAAATGGGGTCACCTAGTTTTCATTGGACCCTTCATTAGCGGACAATGGAATACATTGGGTTGTAattcgaatttaaaaaaaaaattcaatagaaAAAACTAGCTTTTCAAATAATCATGACCCGAAATCATATATAAATATGTCTTCCATGTCAACAGGTACGCAGCCATTTAATAACGGCAGCCACTCTAACAGCAACCATGGCTTACCAAGCTACTTTAAGTCCGCCTGGTGGTTTCTGGCAAAAATCCGGTAAAGGCATAACTGCTGGACAAGCCGTTATGGACAGTTATCATAGCGAACTTTATGCTGCATACTTACTTGTTAACGCCGCAGTGTTAACATCATCGTTGAGCACTATTATGTTGGCCTTGACAGGACTCCACAACAAGTTTCTGATAtgcaaggacggaaccaggattttaccctaacagtggcgaaatgtatgctaaaaaaataaaaagatgcattataatattaatagttattggcccattgaatttagttttagaatacttttttggatctcctttcttgaaaaaaatagaagatttatgactagtatataataaaaaataaggaaaaaaatctagcagtggcaacactatataagttggggataaattttttttttcacatataataattgcgttttctaaaattcttgtcgtggcggccgccgccactagaccccccctgatcccatccttgctGATATGGATGTTGATATTAACTGTGTATATGTCACTTTCATGTATGGCTGGAGCTTATGTGATGGCTGTCTTAATAGTTTTCCCAGAAGTATGGAATTACTTCAAGTTGCCTCTGGAGATATTCAATGGAATGTTCTATAGTTGGATGGGTGTATGCGGAATTGTCCTGGTGCTTCTCGCAGGCAACTTCATCTTATGGCTGCAAAAAAGGTCAAAAGATTGGGAACAAGTTGAAAAAGTTTCGAGACGGCCTCGTTAAAAAATGTCGTACGCGTCACGAACCAGGAGCTACAAATAGTGTCGATGGTGATCGGGCCAGTACTAGTGATGCTCGTGATAATACAACCCGCAACCATAAGTGCATTGGAAACATCTGCTAGCTAGCACATCGTTGGAGTACTCTGGGTTTCCATTCCGAGCGGAGGAGTTGTGCTTTTGGGCTGGCCGGGACAATTGTCGCAGAGCAGTGGATCTGGGGTGGTCGACAATCTTTAGTAAAGAGTACTACGatgccgtgtgtgtgtgtgagatatGGCCCTTTATTCATGTGAGTGTGTGAATTTACGTAATTTGAGTGTGTCTACCTACTTGCCTATGGCATGGACTATGGAGTAGTATGAAAGAAGCAAGAGCCGtctttgtgtattttgtttACGGTTGTGGGTGCCTTGTGTTTGTTGTATTGTATGGTTATTAACAAATACTGTTCGGTTTGTTGTGTGTTGACCAATTTGATTTAGTTCCCCGTACTTCTTAAAAAGGATGCAAGATTACTTTGGAGTGAATGTATGCATAATAGTCTACTTTCAATCAGTTCCATTGATCCCATTAATCAGTTTAGAACTCAAAAAATCCAAACACCCAAGCTTACAGATTTATTATTATACTATAAAGAGAATGAATTGGGCGGAACTGCCTTTCAATGTTCACGTGGTGGTCACTGCAACGCCCTTGATGGTTTAGAATCAAAACACcttgaaaaataataatcattGACCCATAAAATCAGAACTTAGAATCAATACATAACTTAAAATAAGGATACTGtcgagaaaaggaaaaaaaactacattgaacaaaagaaaaacaaagacagATTTGAATGGTTGCGAGTAGGGAAGGAATGCGATGCGAGTTGACGGAGGAGGTAAACGATGCAGACAATGTTGGTAGGGTGAACAAAAGTAAATTCTATCGATGATTGTTGCCGACTGTGTAGAGGGAGAAATGTTTGGGGTAAATGCAatattttggagtggtttgacTTATCAATCTTTttggattattaatttgtctttacttaaaattttgtcttttattattttgtgtaCTTTTTGAATCATTGATCAAGGaatctaaaataaaaaagttatgataattttttttaaaagttcactaaaaacaaatataatccacggattttttagattatttttgttttactcaatttttttagtttgattcggattttttctttatttttcaaaggAGTAAGAACTAGGAGTAGTAAATATGTATTTgatgagacaaaaaaatataagta encodes:
- the LOC131309716 gene encoding ankyrin repeat-containing protein BDA1-like, with the protein product MKGRVEVILELLRDEPESIHEKLAKGETVLHLCVKCNRLEAFKTLVQYLHNNHMEFLLTAGDDDGNTILHLVAALKQKNNIEYLMEIRSVKDHANVKNKNGFTALDVMEHCPNRDLKAMEIREFLLQVGVRRFVCSEQEPTLNHLPIILLLNVVVFLGFGISISRSTMNSSKSQLRETRAHAHQYTPAP